aaactataacaaaacaatacgCTAATCGGGGTACAAGAAACAACACACAGTAACAGTAATCAAAGGACAATAAACTACACGAacaatactactactaataataagaaACAGATTCAACGAATGTTCTAACAAAAATACTAGTGCATCACATTGTTCATGAAAATAGGAGCTAGAAAAAGGGCCTACATAGTCATTCACTTACGTGTTTCCCTTGATTTTGAACCAAGTTTCAGCACACTGTTTATGAGCAGCAGCCAAATCACCTTTACAAGAACAACCCAATTCAATAGCCATTCCACCAGAAGGTTCTAGAAGTTGGTCATCATCACCAATCCCCCCACATTTCAACAAACTCAAATGACAAATCCTACAACTACTCTCTACTTCTTTATGCACTTTCAACTCCAATTCACCACTCTCCAAATCAATCTCTTCATCAGCCAACGAACAACACCCTCTTTTCCCCTCCTCGCAATTTACCAAATTGCCCTCAGACCTCATAGAAAACCCACATTGCTCTTCGTAACGGTAAGAACCTAAAGGAGAATGCCAAGACTGGTCGGAATCAGAATCCGAAAACCGGAAACTACCATCTGTAGTGGTCTCACTGCTCCCTGCCATAGATGGCATCCGGCGTCGTCGACGGCGCCGCCTTTGACGGCGGCGGTTACGGCCAAGATTAGCATTGTCGCCGCCACTGACATTTGCTGCTTCAATGTCAATGTTAGCAGTATCAAaagttgacattattttattttttttgagctGTATTTCAGCACACAGATTGAAGGAAAGAGAAGAAGTAGTTAAAACTTAAAAGTGGTTCATGAAAACTTCATGATATTGAAGCGTGAGAGAAATGGGGTCAGAAAGAAAAGGACTTTTATTTTACTAGTTTGTTGGGAGCTGGTGTTCtttcatttctctctttttatcttctttgctTTCTTTCTCAAAATGCTCCACgcgttttaaaaaagaatgacctactttttgaGGCATCATTCAAAATGGTAGTATAATACTGTTttgaaaagaatgatctactttttaACGCATCATTCAAAATGGTAGTATAATGCTCCCaatcattttaaaaagaatgatctactttttgatgcatcattctttttaaaacggaagAAGTACATAAATATGTATACACTAAATTTTACCTTATCGACACGTCAGCATTGGATATTCATTCACGAGTCCGCATTGGATATTCTCGAGACATACTAGGGATGGATTGGAGATTGTTATTGCAGTGATTGTTAACGAAATACTGTGGGGACGAGTTAGAGTATTTATTGCAGTGGGTGTCCACGGAATACAATGGAGACTGAGTTGAAGTATTTAATTGTCCGTAGAAATCAAGTGTCTAGATGTGTACTCTCAAAATTAGAGTGTTTAGTTGTCAATTGAGGTCATTAATTACAAAATGTGCATATGTTATAGGCATCATATATAAATACACTTAAATTTGTCCTCAGCTTgcaactatttttattttcagaGTACACATTTAATCATCTTATATTGGTTTCAACTGACAACTAAGCATTCTAATTCGTCTCAATTATGTCTCGTGAACACCCAATGTTGATGTGGTGCACATCAAATTTATTGTTGtatagatgatattttattagTTGAAATGTTCAACTGACACAATGTAAATGTAAATAAGTAGGGTTGAAATGTGCATACTCAAAGCTAGTGTATACTTACAACTAAGGGTAAATTCGATTTTCTATGTATTATGCACTACTTTATATGTTCGGAGTGTCAATTTGAAGGAAACGCAAAAAGGGGAAAAGACTCCGTATAGTGCTTTTTCATGTGGTTCACAAGGGACATAACGAAAGAGGAGGGCATTTCTTTCCACAAAAAGCAAATTTATCTGTATTCTGATTAGCCATTTccctaatttttaaaactaaacCTTCTTCCATTCTCGTGTATAAAATTAcacttcttttttattataacttAAATGGATTTGAATTGACTTGAGATTCACTTGTTAAGATAAAAGGGAACTAATTGGATATTCTGATTCGGACATAACTTGATCAACAAATTAAATTGATGATCGATATCATTTAGGCTATACCCAATTGAGGTCAGCgtgttagaaaaaagaaaaacataaacatCAATCAACATTAAAAAGAGGAGgagaaagaaatatttttttttgctccTTTATATGGGACAAACACTTTTAGAGTTGTTGATGATAAGCTAAATTGCTTATTGAATTATTGGAAAGCATAATATTATGATGAAAGTGAGAACAACTCGATGTTTTTCTACCGGAAGACAAGGCTTGTCACGATATATTATGAAAGCACAATAATGAGTACAAAAAATAGGGAAAGATACTAAAATTTAAAAGGAACGATCAACACTTGGTGACCTTGAGAGTAAAATCTCTCTACTAACAAAATGTCCATAGAAAAAAAGATCTAGTTTCTGAAAAATGTGACCACAAGACATTTCCATCGGTTCTTTCTAAAGGCACCAGTTGCTATAACTTCAGGGTAAAAGACAACAGCCTGAAGCTTCATTGGATGCTCTACTTCATTGGCATTATCGCACCACAAAACAAAGTTGTAATGATATTGAAAGATTCCAATGTTAAAACAGTTGAGGATAGCTTCAAGCAGCTTGAACATCAGGACTAGGGGTACTTTCTTCAGTTTGCTTTATTTGATCAAGACTTCCTTCGGCTTTCTTCAAATTTGCAATGTACTTCCAGCACCTCTTATGTACGCCACTTATTTTCTTGGGTGCGTCAGC
The Capsicum annuum cultivar UCD-10X-F1 chromosome 6, UCD10Xv1.1, whole genome shotgun sequence DNA segment above includes these coding regions:
- the LOC107875502 gene encoding uncharacterized protein LOC107875502, giving the protein MSTFDTANIDIEAANVSGGDNANLGRNRRRQRRRRRRRRMPSMAGSSETTTDGSFRFSDSDSDQSWHSPLGSYRYEEQCGFSMRSEGNLVNCEEGKRGCCSLADEEIDLESGELELKVHKEVESSCRICHLSLLKCGGIGDDDQLLEPSGGMAIELGCSCKGDLAAAHKQCAETWFKIKGNTICEICGAAAVNVIGGQVSEANNATITNVGVSNAPVVLSETRRFCHGRRIMNFLLACMIFAFVISWLFHFKIFP